In a single window of the Hoyosella subflava DQS3-9A1 genome:
- a CDS encoding mycothione reductase, protein MDHFDIAIIGAGSGNMIVNRRFADKAVAIIEENRFGGTCLNVGCIPTKMFAYTADVAASIDSASRFGIDAEVHGVDWQAIVKRVFSRIDGNVAAAEQFRQDNPNVTVFKEHASFTGSSTVELSSGARISADQFVIATGARATVPEGLPRPSDSPNDRRPIYTSDTIMRAETFPQRLVILGGGFIAAEFAHIFSSLGSAVTVISRGERLLRHHDAAVSGLFTDVARSRWDVRLSTTAESVESSADGVSVVLDDGSHVQGDALLLALGRRPNSDNLGLENAGVSVHLDGRVVVDDCQQTTASGIWALGDVCAPIQLKHLANHEAHVVAHNLLNPESPRAANHRFIPSGVFTYPQIASVGLTSEQAEDAGIDVAESTHEYKDTAFGWATEDAPGFCKVLADRSTGQLIGAHIVGAHATTAIQPLIQGMVFGTTPKRLARDQFWIHPALAEVVENALIGLRI, encoded by the coding sequence ATGGACCATTTCGACATCGCCATAATCGGTGCGGGGTCCGGCAACATGATCGTGAACCGCCGCTTCGCCGACAAGGCAGTTGCGATTATCGAAGAGAACCGTTTCGGCGGGACATGTCTCAACGTCGGGTGTATTCCGACGAAAATGTTCGCCTATACCGCTGATGTCGCCGCGTCGATCGACAGCGCTTCCCGATTCGGCATCGATGCGGAGGTACACGGCGTCGACTGGCAAGCGATAGTGAAGCGCGTCTTCTCCAGAATCGACGGCAACGTTGCCGCTGCTGAACAGTTCAGGCAGGACAACCCGAACGTGACGGTCTTCAAGGAACACGCGAGCTTCACCGGCTCCAGCACCGTGGAGTTGTCCAGCGGAGCCCGCATTTCCGCCGATCAGTTCGTGATCGCTACGGGCGCGCGCGCGACGGTCCCCGAAGGTCTCCCGCGCCCCAGCGACTCTCCCAACGACAGGCGCCCGATCTATACCTCAGACACCATCATGCGCGCTGAGACATTCCCGCAGCGTCTGGTGATTCTTGGTGGCGGTTTCATCGCCGCCGAGTTCGCACACATATTCTCCTCGCTCGGCAGCGCCGTCACTGTGATATCCCGTGGCGAGCGGCTGCTGCGCCATCACGATGCGGCGGTCTCCGGTTTGTTCACCGACGTTGCGCGGTCACGCTGGGACGTACGCCTGAGTACGACTGCCGAATCTGTTGAGTCATCAGCGGACGGGGTGAGCGTGGTTCTGGATGACGGCTCGCACGTGCAGGGTGATGCTCTTCTCCTGGCCCTCGGTCGGCGTCCAAACAGCGATAATCTGGGCCTCGAAAACGCTGGCGTGTCGGTCCATCTCGACGGTCGTGTGGTGGTCGACGACTGTCAGCAAACGACCGCTTCCGGCATTTGGGCGCTGGGCGACGTCTGCGCCCCGATCCAGCTGAAGCACCTCGCCAATCACGAGGCTCACGTCGTCGCGCACAATCTGCTCAACCCCGAGTCGCCCAGGGCTGCCAATCACCGTTTCATACCGTCAGGGGTCTTCACCTATCCGCAGATCGCGAGCGTGGGGCTCACCAGTGAACAGGCTGAGGATGCGGGAATTGACGTCGCGGAATCGACTCATGAGTACAAGGACACGGCGTTTGGGTGGGCCACAGAGGACGCCCCTGGATTCTGCAAGGTACTTGCCGATCGTTCAACTGGACAACTGATCGGCGCGCACATCGTCGGCGCGCACGCGACCACCGCCATCCAGCCGCTAATTCAGGGAATGGTGTTCGGTACCACACCCAAGCGGCTGGCCCGCGACCAGTTCTGGATACACCCCGCGCTCGCCGAAGTGGTTGAGAA